GGTGCTCGCGTACCGGGATTTCGACGCGGGCCTGAACAGCGTGCCGGCGGCGAAATCCTCACGAACGAACGCGGAAGGGATCTACGAGCTTCCCCTTCCGGCGGGCAGCTACCAGCTCGTCGCCGTGAAGTCGGATGCCCCGGGGCTCGCCGGGTTGCGGGAGGGCGACCTGTTCTGCTTCTACGGCGGGAACCCCGTCCGGGTGGAGCCCGGGAGGGTGGCCAACGTCGGCTTCAACCTCGTCCGGGTGGGGAAGAATCCGCGGCCCGATCCGGCATACGGGGTGAGCGGCGCCGTCTTCGACGAGCACGGCAAGCCTCTCGCGGGGGCCGTCGTCTACTTCTACAAGTCCCCTTCCGACGGCTTCAAGGGGGTCCCGGGCTACTTCACCCGGACGGGCACGGACGGGACGTTCCGGGCGCGCCTGCGCAAGGGGACCTTCTTCGTGGTGGCGAGGAAACGGGAAACGGGTGACCTTTTCGGGCCGACGCAGATCGGGGACCGCTTCGCTTATTACGTGCGCAACCCGGTTACGCTGACGGAGGGGGGCGGAACGCGGGGAATCCGGCTGGACGCCGTCCAGCGCCTGTCGATGTTGGAGAAGTTCGAGGGATTTCCGGTGGAAGAACCGGGAATCACGTTGCGCGTCCGCATCGTCGACGGTTCCGGGAAACCCGTCGCGGGACTTCGCGCGCTTGCCTACAAGGGGAGCGGGATGACGGGGCACCCGGCGTTCGTCTCCGGGAAAACGGGCGCCGACGGGATCGCGGAACTCAGGGTGACGGAGGAAGGGGTCTACCATCTCCTGGCGAGGGAGAACCTCGGCGGGCCGGCGGAAGGGGAGATGTACGGAAAGTACGGCGGGACGCCGGACCACTCGGTGAAGGTCACGAGAGGCGGTTCCGCCGCCCGCATCGTCGAGATCCCGGTGAAGAGGAAGTGAACGCGTCCGCCCGGGTCGGTGCCGTCCTTCTGCTCGCCGCGGCGATGGGGTGCGTTTCTTCGTGCGCGGAGGTCTCCCCACGGAAGGGACCGGCCGTCCTTTCGGGCCGCTTGACGTCCCGGGGCGCGCCGGTGGCGGGCGCACGAATCGCCCTGTTCGAGCGGTACGACGGTTCCGGGAAGCCGCCTCTCCGTTCCGTGATCACAGCGCAGGATGGCGGGTTCCGGGCGGAAGCGCCGCCCGGGAGTTATTTCGTCGTCGCGGAAGGGACC
The bacterium genome window above contains:
- a CDS encoding carboxypeptidase-like regulatory domain-containing protein, which gives rise to MIRRRVVSVATMTVFLLLPAVVLQAIPAAGGDVTGVRGRVALKGEVVPGVEVLAYRDFDAGLNSVPAAKSSRTNAEGIYELPLPAGSYQLVAVKSDAPGLAGLREGDLFCFYGGNPVRVEPGRVANVGFNLVRVGKNPRPDPAYGVSGAVFDEHGKPLAGAVVYFYKSPSDGFKGVPGYFTRTGTDGTFRARLRKGTFFVVARKRETGDLFGPTQIGDRFAYYVRNPVTLTEGGGTRGIRLDAVQRLSMLEKFEGFPVEEPGITLRVRIVDGSGKPVAGLRALAYKGSGMTGHPAFVSGKTGADGIAELRVTEEGVYHLLARENLGGPAEGEMYGKYGGTPDHSVKVTRGGSAARIVEIPVKRK